The Xiphophorus couchianus chromosome 18, X_couchianus-1.0, whole genome shotgun sequence DNA window AcagtttgcacaaaaaaaatatgaatctgtTGTGTTGAAACTGATATTTATGTTGTTGTATGAAAAATGCATTACCTGCCGTTTTTCATAGAAAAGGGGCAAAGAAAAGAGAGCAATCACACCTGAGAGGAAAGGAAGAAACGGTTCAAGTGTGAGCCACAGGGTTTACTGAGACATTTTATGTCTCTAGTGAGGATTTCAGTTTCTTACTGATGATGAGGATGGTAAGGCCATTGCAAAGGCCTCCCAGATATGTGACAAGGTACATCAGAAACAGGAACTAGAGATTTAAGAAAgataaaacagaattaaaaaaaataaaaataaagatattttattgtactttCATCAAAGACATGCAAATAGGTTTAGCTAACATTCTTTTAAACTGACTTCTAGTTTTAGAACGTCATCCAACTTTCTCCAGGTTAGTCTGTGTCAGTATCTTCCATAATGCTACGTTCACAGTATCTAATGGCTGTCGGTTTCTCAGTCTTGGTTACAGGATCCAGTTCATCGGATACGGGACACCCCCGTCTCACATGGAAAATGGCTCCATCTTATCCCGGGGGTCTCTGTGTGCTGACTGCTGTGTGTCATTTAGCATACCAGCAGGGTCACAGTTGGCCAGGAGGTTCTGGACTCAACCAACTCTCATGGATTGTCATTTGCTATAAATATTTCCATTCTGTCCAAAATTAATGactaaaattagaaaatgagGTGTTCACTTTCTACCACAATAAAGGTGAATGTAAAAGGGAccatttttgtcatattttagaGCCAGAACTCTTAAAATGCCTGAAAATGTATGGACAATAAAACATCTCAACACGCAAGtacagataaaaactgtttgtttttttccagaaattaaaaaaagtagttATCAagattacattaaataaaagcttgaaatacTTCATcctttgtgaaataaatctatatattaAAGATCTTTAGTTTATtgaaatgtggcaaaaaaaacccatttttaaaacatttttctacaatataaattttttttaagctgtacgtgtgaataaaaaacactattctcacacaaaaaaaacacattttattgccGTGCTTTTTGTGAAATGGCGGTGTCTTTGTACGTGTAAAACATGAACACGTTACATGGAGAATGTtatcagattttagttttacagtCACTGTACAGCTCGCTGCAATAGAATAAGGTATTTGCGTTCTAAAGTAGTTAGCAAAAATAAGAATGGTGACATTGTGCATCGTTTTGTCAAAAATGGTTATCTATAACGATGGCCACGCGTAGTTGGACCTGGCTACAGCACTTTAGGGTGCAGGTTAGTGAGGTTTCCAACTTGTCTCTCTCAGACAACACTTCTCCTGTCTTATTAAATCGTTACATTACAAACTCAGCCCTGACGTGAGTTTGTAACTACACTACATCATTCCTGCTCCAGTGTTGTGTTGTTAATAGTAGTTAGCTGGTCCTTAAGTGAAGTTGTCAATCAAGTTTGGCTACAAGTTCAGCTACCAGCTACCTCAGCTACCTGTCATTCTGACAGGTATGGGATAGGTGGTGAGATACGAGGTAGTAACTAGGAAGGAAGTTACGCCAACACGCTTCCCTTGCTGAAACAAATGGATTCAGTAAACAAGCGACCTGAATCCATTTGATTGGTATTGTTGCAAAACAATAccaatcaaaaaataaacactaaaaatatttagtatttatagGGGGACGGGAACACATGAGTCACTACTAAGCTTTAGGAATAACATGAGAACCTAAACAAGttcataatttacattttttagttgTTATGCAGTCAACAGGCGTGAATCAGTATATATTAATGGCTAACAAAATTAACTCTAGTCAttcaaaattattctaaaaagaATAATCAAAGCTTATCATATTGAAGTAGCTTAAATAAGAGGCAGTCAGATTAAGAGACCATACTTTACTATCCCAGTAAATATATGACGCtggcagaaaaataataacttaGCATTGGTAGCGGATAATGTGCTTCTAATACTGTTTAATTTGATTGTGCCGGATCGTTCTCTAAAATGATTATATCATAAAAGgtgacagcagctgtgtttgtttGAGTATGAGTAACGATGCTGTGACCAGGGAACCACGGAGCTGGAATGATGGAATATGACTGATAACAAGAGCAAAATGTAGATGTTTAGGTTAATGAGTCCTAGAGGTTCTaagcaaagcaaaacaacacGGGTTCATTAAAATAGTTCCTCGTACTAAAAGACTAAACAGCCATGCACAAACAACGGCCGATACAAACAAAACTACGTAGACAAATAGAGTGAATGTAATTAAATCAGCATGCTTAGCTTACCTTGAGGGATTCAAAaagattttctacaaaaaacagcCTCCTCAGGGTATCAACAGCAGACAGAGCCAGAGAAATGGCTTTTTTCATGTAGATGTCAGCCTGCTCTCCACTTAAACTGATGTCAAGATCCAAGTATGACCTGatacaaacacaataaattaactcaaatataattaaaatactgATATGTTGAGCTAATTGTTAAGGAGGCAGTATAGGCCTCAAGAGTCCTCAGTCAACtcaatattattgtaaaaataattcattaacaAAGCTCAGTTGTAATATAGACAGTAAATATTCATTATGCAATATCCAACCTGTTTtagatgcaataaaaaaatcattaataagTTTCTGCACATCGTTTTACATACAGcggcacatttaaaacatgaaggtgtCCAACTCCAGGGAATCTGTATTTCCTGTGTGTCTCAATATTTGATCCAGTGGAGGACTCAGGGAAATAATCTGAGTATTAAAACTGCACGAACGTTTCAAGGAAATCATCTTACTTGAAAGGATGTTCTCCGTCCCCCCAGCTGAGGATGTGGAGAAACTGGTAGTAAATGCGTACAGAGATGGTGAAGCACATGACTGCCAGGGAGACGGTGGAGACCACAGAGATGATGCTGAGCTGAAACAGGGAAAGTAAGCCCACCACCAAGGCTGTGAGCACCAGGCCACTTCTCTCTGTGTCCTTCCAGTAGATGAGGTCCATCACTGATAGACaggtaaatgaaaacaatggTCAGAGAAATGATAGTTGACAGACAAAAGTGGTTCTGTGCTCTAAATGTAATCAAACATTTTAGtgtaattacattttgaaattatttatgagGAATACAGGTACTCGATAAATTGCCAAGAACTTCTAATATCCAACGTTGTCTataaattatgacaaaatattatGTAGTGTTTCATTTCTCTGTCTTAAAATGGGTGTACttagacagaggaggaggaaaaggaatATTATTGAGAAGAAAGAATAAGGAGGGAAAAACactaaggggaaaaaaaaggtatttttgtcATGAAGCTTGAGATAGCACCCAGCAGCTACAGGCTCAAGCCTTGGCTGAATTTAGCcttcagagggaaaaaaagccagCAGTTGAAGGGAATTTAAATTCCCACCACCTGTTGTCAGATGTCAGGCCGTCTGCACCCGACAATCTGAACCCTGATGGTTTCACTGTCTTTCAGGAACCGTTGGATCAGACATCCAACGGTATATACAGTTTTAATGTTAACCTTTTGGTCTCtgtttatttcatattaaaGCAATTTCGCCTTGTTTTAGTCTTGGAGGCTAAATATAACAAACTGGGTCCTGTTTGAGATTTGAACCCCCAGGACTGCTCACACTGCTAGAGACAATTATATCCATGTTCTGTGCAAAAGCCTTGAGCCAGGCCTCATTTCTTTATAATTTGCTTCCAGTAAggcaaattttaatttaacaattaaTAGTGACCTTGATCAATGATTCCTCAGGCTTTCTGAAaacctgctgcagtttttcattGAACTGTAGCTGCTTCTCCTGTCCCATAGGGGGGATTTTTTGTTCAATCTCTgaactaaataatttaaaatattttcttgcagTTTAGGGATTATGCACTCATGAATATTAAGCAACTTAGTAAACATACTATTTAAATTTACATACTGAGGGTTTTTCCATATGCATATACACACAAAACCAATTATAACAGGGATTTTATGAGATAGTGTGTTGTGTAGACAGACTTCTGGGTCTCTGTCAAACAGACAGGATGAAAAGCTAAGTACTCATGGAAGCCTCTTTGAAGAGAGAGCATTGTCAGTGGGTGGGTTATTTATAACGCCTCAATTCATTCCCACAACTTCCCTGCAATAGTCCTGCTAGCTGTCATTCTGAGCGATGCTCAACACACCGACGAGCAGAACTATTTAATCTCTAATCTCATATACTAATGAAGAAGCAGCACAATTAAAAATAAGCATATCTGTGGCAAACAAGTTTTCCATAAGATCACAAAGTAGCACAAtagaacaataattaaaaaatacatcgTGAACCACCGTCAACCAACCATCACATGTTATTGGCTCTTTGTCCCTTTTTGCTTTCATAACTTCATACTTTGGcagtttttgatcattttgtgcCCAGCTTTCTCAGATAAGAAGGGGAGCCACTTGCTCAGGTATGGTTCATTGTTATAATACACCAAGTAGGAACCACTTTGGAGATGTTTTGTACCTACATTGACAGAcaataaattaaagcatttttctaCAATTTACTGCTAGTCTACTTTAAGGAAATGTGGTTATATGACCACAGTTAATAACAAATCCTGACAGAATCAGTTGCATCAGGCTACACTTTAATATCTGGACAATAATATCAGCAATTACATGGGTAAATGATTTGTTTGCAGGTGAGAGTTGAGGATGGAATAAACTGGAGAACCATGGGTGTGAAGTAGTATTAAGAGAAACATTATAAATCCTTCATCACATTCAGTGCAAACTCTTTTATAAACTTTAGAGGTTGTTTTCATCATTATATTCACCCATTTTCAAAAGTACTCTTGCTTGAGTTTGCATCTCCCTCACAGATTTCTACATGCTTTTGCTTTTATCGCTCAAACGTGATAATATTTAACATCAGATGAAACAACTTTACTAAAcacaaaatgaacttttctaCATATGTTTTCATGCAATAAAGGGATACGTGCTTTCTGGACTATTcgaatgtaatgtaaaaaattatcCGCATGACATAACAGTGATCAAccacaattttttatttcacttttacagTGGTTTACTGCTGAATCTGGCAACTGAAATAGCACCTGCCCAACACCATGAAGTAGGCcaaaagatataaaaatcaCTACATTATACCCCAGTCTTATGAATGTGTGACAAAGTAACTGACATCAAGTCATTTCTAAGGTTTTGGGACTCCAGTGAACCACAATGGCAACCATTACCCACAAACGTAGAAAACATGGAACGGTAGCCAGcctacaaaaaatttaaaaagcatgttACCAGCTCATCCCAAAAATCCCAGAACAATATTTAAGGTACCGTAGGCTTTGCTTGCTTCTGTAACATTTATGATCCTAAGAAGGATGCAGGATTGGAAAGTCccagtaacaaaaacaaagctgaccaaaaataactcaaaggTTTGTATCTCATTGGCTAAAAAACATCTTGAGTAATGGATGGAACCAGAGAATCCTGTAGAAGAATGTCCTGCAATCAATTTGTGACCTAAGAGCTCAGGTTCACTTGGATAATGCAGATTGACAATAATCTGCGACACCAGCAGGTAAGTCCACCTCTGAACGACTcccaaaaagagagaaaattttGGTTTGGCCTAAAGCGTAACAGAAATCAGAAGAGATCTGTAATAGGGGAAGATGCAATTTTATGGCAGTAGGTCCTTTAAAACAAGTGTGAGAGTAGATTAGCAGGGACATGTAGGttatttgaaaacatgacaaatgtgATTTAGTATATCACATCAGaccaattaaaaataacattttacacaGAAATGTGAGCTTAATGAAACTTatgtttaaaatctatttaaaggttattattttaaaatgaatgtttaatcTGATCATACAAGCCTCGGTGgaacaaatatttgaatttatttaatatgactGTAAATATACAATTGTATCTGCTTGCCTGAAGGAAGCAAATATaaggaaaaataattgtaaCCAACAATCAATAAAGGAATAGTCAGTATAAGAATGAGAACAAAGAatgggtttatttttaactctgagtgaaaataaaataaacttcaagGCAATGTCTATTCAAAGcaaccatccattcattttctaattCTCACTCAGGTCATGTCCGCCTGTTCACTAGTCCACTGAAATGTCTGCGCATGTCCCAGCTGTTCAGCCTAAAGCAGTAAAATCAAGCCAGCCAGGAAACAGCTGTCTAACACCATAACAGCACCGTTTTAACTCATTTGAAtggcaaacatttattttgaattgaaacCACTGATACAGATTCCAGCTAGTTATCCTGAGCAGCTCATCAGCCTAAAGTCAAACACACCTGTAGCTTGTCTTATTCGGTTTCAAAGGAACTGGCCCGTAAACTGATCTAAGGGAGATGAGAGATCTCTGCTTCTTTCAACtaccttttcttttgttttatattaacttaaatcaaatatattttgttctcCTGATTTTGGCTTAACACTTCAAACCCTGCACTTTAACTATACAGGTATAAAAAATtagaatttctttaaaatgtctcacCTTTACTGGCCATGTTTGGTCGCTGTTCCAGTCTCTCCCTCTCCTAACTCCCCCTGCCTCTTTCTGTCTCCCCCACTGAATGAACTCCcttctcctccctgagctgTTTTTGGCCGTCCAATGCTCACTCACCCCTGCAAAGGCCTAACAGCccaaaataatctgctgctcCACAGAATCACCCTCCACTATTCAAGCCTCCCTGCCAGAGAACatagagttgtttttttgtcactgttttgAAATTGATCAGCTTTTAAAGCAAAGTCCaatgagaagaaataataattgcAATTTAGCTGTCATTTACCAGAGAAGAgttaattctgttatttttttaaagccaaagTTTGCTTCTCTTCCCATCCAAGAGAAGCTGAAAAGACTTCCACCATATTTgcatgttgttcttttttttaaagaaatcttcCAAAATATGTTGTTGAAAGTCTCATAATCAGACAGTTTTGAATCTGGATTGCTGCAAATAGTAGTGATGCTTCTTACATTTCTaacaagctgtttttttattttgagttattttattttattacttttattctcAATTTTAGAATGAATCATTTCATGTACATTGCTTTGGgacttttttctgtaaaaaatgttaaataagaaaatttcaCTTGAACTTTGTTTAATTGTTCAGAATAGGGACCCCGAAGAAGTAATTAGGAATGCATATTACATGTATACTGATAGCATGAGCTTTTAATTAACAATTCATAACATCCTAATTTCCTGGTATATAGCATTAAAATTACACAGAAGCCCATTCAAATAAGGCAGATGTATAAGGAATTAGCTCTAAACACctacatttttacatatatgcTATTTAATACTCAACTCAATAAAGCTcaattaaattaacttaattaaaTTTATATACATGGTATATTTAGCAAACCAGAATTAAAAACCCTTTATgaccaaaataaa harbors:
- the rtn2a gene encoding reticulon-2a isoform X3 is translated as MASKVMDLIYWKDTERSGLVLTALVVGLLSLFQLSIISVVSTVSLAVMCFTISVRIYYQFLHILSWGDGEHPFKSYLDLDISLSGEQADIYMKKAISLALSAVDTLRRLFFVENLFESLKFLFLMYLVTYLGGLCNGLTILIISVIALFSLPLFYEKRQEQVDGFIGKIQAQIDSVKDFLRRLVQGGGPPPDTTPGGAKPKSQ